A region from the Anoplolepis gracilipes chromosome 2, ASM4749672v1, whole genome shotgun sequence genome encodes:
- the LOC140662779 gene encoding protein ECT2-like isoform X1 produces MRYMDYRISCKKRICLVGAASNDPALNAAAQQLKVSVLKSETGIEYSKDTTYNTYFVFKQFKGFAFYTLYHTRHNILGSAALLQLAEVKASLPSRSPIFTLSMKNIIVVFSGFRAKEHELCKLVNMVCFMGGTIRREMGTKVTHLIANHCSGLKYRYADVFRLPIMSAEWIIALWNVRDDISIYADNEKLIATYKLKPFYGAKVCFTGFLKEEEKHMCAILEQQGGESTEINDPNCTHVIVNESNVNALSNLITVSTFIVTTSWFWTSVQDETAADEKDYLFENNEAGSLARGNLLDCTVNLDKQLNGIPETVGRTEYGDTKKSKRHQVFLELVETEANYVGILNTIMTLFKLPLENFVGKSEKELLNSTEIKIIFGNFPPIYDVHKQLLEVLRCNAANWKEDISIGKIFLNYEPDLVKAYPSYVNFFENTKQMLEECDQNKPRFHAFLKNCQTIPECGRQSLKELLIKPIQRLPSINLLLSDILKHTDKNNPDYSALEASINCIKKVMTYINEDKRKMERQLAMFNIFNEIDKCPPHLVSSHRLFINKCDVMEIHEELSKQGDQLVLFLFTDVLIICKKRCSGNMQKSLQSSKKESQRKPYKHLKLLSLCTIRKVVDIQETKEYPKQFALIVRSTQESREKLFSFIITEELNKTIYLQTLCRQMALVFRIADADTLLIRCDSFFKDRTNARSLKNTIKRVFSRRESIRNWSTHKRRIL; encoded by the exons ATGCGCTATATGG acTATAGAATATCATGCAAAAAGAGAATATGTTTAGTTGGTGCAGCTAGCAATGATCCTGCACTTAATGCTGCTGCTCAGCAGCTCAAAGTCTCTGTACTTAAATCTGAAACTGGCATTGAATATAGCAAAGACACTACCTATAATACTTACTTCGTATTCAAACAATTCAAGggttttgcattttatactttataccATACTCGTCACAA taTACTGGGATCTGCAGCTTTGCTGCAACTGGCAGAGGTAAAAGCATCTTTGCCTAGTAGAAGTCCAATATTTACACTATCGATGAAAAACATAATAGTGGTGTTTAGCGGCTTTCGAGCTAAAGAACATGAACTA tGCAAGTTAGTTAATATGGTTTGTTTTATGGGAGGTACCATTCGAAGAGAAATGGGCACTAAAGTGACGCATCTTATTGCAAATCATTGCAGTGGATTGAAGTACAGATATGCTGATGTATTCAGATTGCCTATTATGTCAGCAGAATGGATAATAGCATTGTGGAACGTTAGAGATGATATCTCCATTTATGCAGATAATGAGAAATTA aTTGCAACTTATAAGTTGAAACCATTTTATGGGGCAAAAGTATGTTTTACTGGTTTTCTCAAAGAAGAGGAGAAACATATGTGTGCAATTCTGGAGCAGCAGGGTGGTGAATCTACTGAGATTAATGATCCAAATTGTACTCATGTC attgtAAATGAGTCTAATGTAAATGCACTATCAAATCTTATTACAGTGTCAACTTTTATAGTCACAACTAGTTGGTTTTGGACATCTGTACAGGATGAGACAGCAGCAGATGAAAAAGactatttatttgaaaat AATGAAGCAGGCTCACTAGCCAGGGGAAATTTACTCGATTGCACAGTAAATCTagataaacaattaaatg gtATTCCAGAAACTGTTGGGCGCACAGAATACggagatacaaaaaaatcgaAGCGTCATCAAGTATTTTTGGAGCTAGTTGAGACTGAAGCCAATTATGTTGGTATTCTCAACACAATTATGACG CTATTCAAATTACCATTGGAAAATTTCGTAggaaaaagtgaaaaagaaTTGTTAAATAGCAcagaaataaagattatatttggTAATTTTCCACCCATCTATGACGTTCATAAGCAGTTATTGGAAGTTTTACGTTGCAATGCTGCTAACTGGAAAGAAGATATTAGTATTggcaaaatatttctgaattatGAACCAGATTTGGTTAAAGCATATCCATCATATGTTAACTTCTTCGAAAATACAAAACAAATGTTGGAAGAATGTGATCAAAACAAACCACGATTTCATgcctttttgaaaaattgtcagACAATACCAGAATGTGGTAGACAAAGTTTAAAAGAGCTGTTAATTAAACCAATACAAAGATTACctagtattaatttattattaagtg atattcTTAAACATACCGACAAAAATAACCCGGACTATAGTGCTCTGGAAGCTTCCATTAACTGTATTAAGAAAGTTATGACATACATAAACGAAGATAAAAGGAAAATGGAGCGGCAATTagcaatgtttaatattttcaatgagATTGATAAATGTCCACCACATTTAGTTTCTTCGCatagattatttatcaataaatgtgACGTAATGGAAATTCACGAAGAGCTTAGTAAACAGGGAGAtcaattagtattatttttatttactgatGTTCtgataatatgcaaaaaaagatgttctggaaatatgcaaaaaagttTGCAATctagtaaaaaagaaagccAACGAAAAccatataaacatttaaaattgttatcatTGTGTACCATACGGAAAGTTGTGGACATACAAGAAACTAAAG AATATCCTAAACAATTTGCACTCATAGTACGTAGCACTCAAGAATCAAGGGAAAAGCTCTTTTCCTTCATAATTACCGAAGaactaaataaaacaatatacttACAAACCTTATGCAGACAAATGGCTCTTGTCTTCCGTATAGCTGATgca gaTACATTACTTATTAGAtgtgattctttttttaaagatcgTACTAATGCAAGATCTTTAAAGAACACAATTAAGCGTGTGTTTTCTCGACGTGAAAGTATACGTAATTGGAGTACACACAAGCGgagaatattgtaa
- the LOC140662779 gene encoding protein ECT2-like isoform X2 — MGTKVTHLIANHCSGLKYRYADVFRLPIMSAEWIIALWNVRDDISIYADNEKLIATYKLKPFYGAKVCFTGFLKEEEKHMCAILEQQGGESTEINDPNCTHVIVNESNVNALSNLITVSTFIVTTSWFWTSVQDETAADEKDYLFENNEAGSLARGNLLDCTVNLDKQLNGIPETVGRTEYGDTKKSKRHQVFLELVETEANYVGILNTIMTLFKLPLENFVGKSEKELLNSTEIKIIFGNFPPIYDVHKQLLEVLRCNAANWKEDISIGKIFLNYEPDLVKAYPSYVNFFENTKQMLEECDQNKPRFHAFLKNCQTIPECGRQSLKELLIKPIQRLPSINLLLSDILKHTDKNNPDYSALEASINCIKKVMTYINEDKRKMERQLAMFNIFNEIDKCPPHLVSSHRLFINKCDVMEIHEELSKQGDQLVLFLFTDVLIICKKRCSGNMQKSLQSSKKESQRKPYKHLKLLSLCTIRKVVDIQETKEYPKQFALIVRSTQESREKLFSFIITEELNKTIYLQTLCRQMALVFRIADADTLLIRCDSFFKDRTNARSLKNTIKRVFSRRESIRNWSTHKRRIL, encoded by the exons ATGGGCACTAAAGTGACGCATCTTATTGCAAATCATTGCAGTGGATTGAAGTACAGATATGCTGATGTATTCAGATTGCCTATTATGTCAGCAGAATGGATAATAGCATTGTGGAACGTTAGAGATGATATCTCCATTTATGCAGATAATGAGAAATTA aTTGCAACTTATAAGTTGAAACCATTTTATGGGGCAAAAGTATGTTTTACTGGTTTTCTCAAAGAAGAGGAGAAACATATGTGTGCAATTCTGGAGCAGCAGGGTGGTGAATCTACTGAGATTAATGATCCAAATTGTACTCATGTC attgtAAATGAGTCTAATGTAAATGCACTATCAAATCTTATTACAGTGTCAACTTTTATAGTCACAACTAGTTGGTTTTGGACATCTGTACAGGATGAGACAGCAGCAGATGAAAAAGactatttatttgaaaat AATGAAGCAGGCTCACTAGCCAGGGGAAATTTACTCGATTGCACAGTAAATCTagataaacaattaaatg gtATTCCAGAAACTGTTGGGCGCACAGAATACggagatacaaaaaaatcgaAGCGTCATCAAGTATTTTTGGAGCTAGTTGAGACTGAAGCCAATTATGTTGGTATTCTCAACACAATTATGACG CTATTCAAATTACCATTGGAAAATTTCGTAggaaaaagtgaaaaagaaTTGTTAAATAGCAcagaaataaagattatatttggTAATTTTCCACCCATCTATGACGTTCATAAGCAGTTATTGGAAGTTTTACGTTGCAATGCTGCTAACTGGAAAGAAGATATTAGTATTggcaaaatatttctgaattatGAACCAGATTTGGTTAAAGCATATCCATCATATGTTAACTTCTTCGAAAATACAAAACAAATGTTGGAAGAATGTGATCAAAACAAACCACGATTTCATgcctttttgaaaaattgtcagACAATACCAGAATGTGGTAGACAAAGTTTAAAAGAGCTGTTAATTAAACCAATACAAAGATTACctagtattaatttattattaagtg atattcTTAAACATACCGACAAAAATAACCCGGACTATAGTGCTCTGGAAGCTTCCATTAACTGTATTAAGAAAGTTATGACATACATAAACGAAGATAAAAGGAAAATGGAGCGGCAATTagcaatgtttaatattttcaatgagATTGATAAATGTCCACCACATTTAGTTTCTTCGCatagattatttatcaataaatgtgACGTAATGGAAATTCACGAAGAGCTTAGTAAACAGGGAGAtcaattagtattatttttatttactgatGTTCtgataatatgcaaaaaaagatgttctggaaatatgcaaaaaagttTGCAATctagtaaaaaagaaagccAACGAAAAccatataaacatttaaaattgttatcatTGTGTACCATACGGAAAGTTGTGGACATACAAGAAACTAAAG AATATCCTAAACAATTTGCACTCATAGTACGTAGCACTCAAGAATCAAGGGAAAAGCTCTTTTCCTTCATAATTACCGAAGaactaaataaaacaatatacttACAAACCTTATGCAGACAAATGGCTCTTGTCTTCCGTATAGCTGATgca gaTACATTACTTATTAGAtgtgattctttttttaaagatcgTACTAATGCAAGATCTTTAAAGAACACAATTAAGCGTGTGTTTTCTCGACGTGAAAGTATACGTAATTGGAGTACACACAAGCGgagaatattgtaa